Proteins encoded within one genomic window of Schaalia sp. HMT-172:
- the pknB gene encoding Stk1 family PASTA domain-containing Ser/Thr kinase, with protein MAEPMAHRLAGRYEVRSLIGRGGMAEVHLGFDTRLSRVVAIKMLRRDLAQDSIFQARFRREAQSAASLNHPNIVAVYDTGEEIIEDTTGRSIAVPYIVMEYVEGHTVKDLISDGTAVPINEAIEIVSGVLSALQYSHANHLVHRDIKPGNIMLTSDGKVKVMDFGIARALTDSQATMTQTNAVVGTAQYLSPEQARGETVDERSDLYSTGVVLFELLTGRPPFKGDSAVAVAYQHVEQIPPTPSSILSDIPDSLDRVVLKALAKNRDDRYPSAAAMLSDLQRVARGLDVGAPPTDSWATEVLPAAGMAGARTAATTPMAAVTPHTVAPHAAAPAGVAATSTSLPAVATDDAANAAAKARKRRTAIIASLVLIALLLIGGSVYALTRGASTAEPTAVPNVVGLSQADAKAQIEAAGFTWELNPDKVASDTVEAGSVVSTDPAAGTSAEKGATVRVTISSGPDSVVVPDNLVGMSPDEARKAIEAQGLKFEQSSKTVASDTVPEGKVAETNPSPGTKVKAGQTITVSLSSGSSEVEVPDLQGMSQDQARSALKSAGLELGNVTSVDSDKEKDRIVSQDPATGTKVKKGTSIAVSVSNGKSAQVEIPSVVGIGRDDAEAQLKALGLTVTVEEVAGSQPAGQVLSVEPGEGSKVDKNSTVKLKVSKGSQGNTPSPSPTKSH; from the coding sequence ATGGCAGAGCCCATGGCCCACCGTCTAGCTGGCCGATACGAGGTCCGCTCGCTCATCGGGCGAGGCGGCATGGCCGAAGTCCACCTGGGCTTCGACACCCGCCTCTCGCGCGTCGTCGCCATCAAGATGCTGCGGCGCGACCTGGCGCAAGATTCGATCTTCCAGGCACGCTTCCGCCGCGAAGCTCAGTCAGCGGCATCGCTGAATCACCCGAACATCGTCGCCGTGTACGACACCGGCGAGGAGATCATCGAAGACACGACCGGCCGCTCGATCGCGGTGCCCTACATCGTCATGGAGTACGTCGAGGGACACACCGTCAAGGACCTCATCTCCGACGGGACGGCCGTACCGATCAACGAGGCCATCGAGATCGTCTCCGGCGTCCTGTCCGCCCTGCAGTACTCGCACGCCAACCACCTGGTGCACCGAGACATCAAGCCGGGCAACATCATGCTGACCTCGGACGGCAAGGTGAAGGTCATGGACTTCGGCATCGCCCGAGCCCTGACCGACTCGCAGGCGACGATGACTCAGACCAACGCGGTCGTCGGCACAGCGCAGTACCTCTCCCCCGAGCAGGCGCGCGGCGAGACCGTTGACGAGCGCTCCGACCTGTACTCCACCGGCGTCGTCCTCTTCGAGCTGCTGACCGGCCGCCCTCCCTTCAAGGGCGATTCCGCGGTGGCCGTCGCCTACCAGCACGTCGAGCAAATCCCGCCCACGCCCTCGTCGATTCTCTCCGACATCCCGGATTCCCTGGACCGCGTCGTCCTCAAGGCCCTGGCGAAGAACCGCGACGACCGCTACCCCAGCGCCGCCGCCATGCTCTCCGACCTGCAGCGCGTGGCTCGCGGCCTGGACGTGGGCGCCCCACCCACCGACTCCTGGGCGACCGAGGTGCTGCCCGCCGCCGGCATGGCCGGTGCGCGTACAGCTGCCACCACCCCGATGGCCGCCGTCACCCCCCACACCGTCGCCCCACACGCTGCCGCCCCCGCCGGGGTCGCGGCGACCTCGACGTCCCTGCCCGCCGTGGCGACTGACGACGCGGCCAACGCCGCCGCCAAGGCACGCAAGCGCCGCACAGCGATCATCGCGTCCCTCGTCCTCATCGCCCTGCTCCTCATCGGAGGCAGCGTGTACGCGCTCACGCGCGGCGCGTCGACGGCTGAGCCGACGGCGGTTCCCAACGTCGTCGGCCTGTCGCAGGCCGACGCGAAGGCCCAGATCGAAGCCGCCGGCTTCACGTGGGAACTCAACCCCGACAAGGTCGCCTCCGACACCGTGGAGGCCGGATCCGTCGTCTCGACTGACCCGGCCGCGGGCACATCCGCCGAGAAGGGCGCCACCGTGCGCGTCACCATTTCGTCGGGCCCCGACTCCGTCGTCGTGCCCGATAACCTGGTCGGCATGAGCCCCGACGAGGCCCGCAAGGCCATCGAGGCCCAGGGGTTGAAGTTTGAGCAGAGCTCGAAGACGGTCGCGTCCGACACCGTGCCCGAGGGCAAGGTCGCCGAGACCAACCCCTCCCCCGGCACGAAGGTGAAGGCCGGCCAGACCATCACCGTGTCCCTGTCCTCGGGCTCCTCCGAGGTCGAGGTCCCGGATCTGCAGGGCATGAGCCAGGACCAGGCGCGCAGCGCCCTGAAGTCCGCCGGCCTGGAGCTCGGTAACGTGACAAGCGTCGATTCCGATAAGGAGAAGGACCGCATCGTCTCGCAGGATCCCGCGACCGGGACGAAGGTCAAGAAGGGTACGAGCATCGCCGTGTCCGTGTCCAACGGCAAGAGCGCGCAGGTGGAGATCCCCTCCGTCGTCGGCATCGGCCGTGACGACGCCGAGGCGCAGCTCAAGGCCCTGGGCTTGACCGTCACCGTCGAGGAAGTCGCGGGCTCGCAGCCCGCCGGCCAGGTCCTCTCTGTCGAGCCCGGCGAGGGCTCGAAGGTGGACAAGAACTCGACCGTGAAGCTGAAGGTATCCAAGGGCTCCCAGGGGAACACCCCCAGCCCGAGCCCCACGAAGAGTCACTGA
- a CDS encoding serine/threonine-protein kinase, translated as MTSGAGRVLGGRYTLLTPIAQGGMGEVWKARDRVSGHIVAAKVLRPELAGEELSLSRLRLEARNSMSISHPNIANTQDSGEEDGIGWIIMELVDGYPLTDYLRGGSRIEPEYLIPILIQVAMALGAAARAGVVHRDIKPANIIVRPDGMVKLTDFGISRTRNQVNLTAAGMVMGTAQYLPPEQAMGELATPTGDLYALGVIAYEAAAGRRPFTGETQVDIAFAHVNDPVPPLPDFVPEPLADVILHLLEKDPAKRPESGSAAVREIAGAAKAMGISVAPRPLPLPKAAQRPAETRTPVQPSVPILAPVRHLTRRTLPDEMLQPPSGLTPRVRAITGRHAAVPRIIDEATTIAPSSSMIPITGRHATVPRIIDEAPAPPVQRPVSAPTRVRRIRPDATGEHAPASSSSLTSTGRHAAVPQPESAQASIPTRIVAARPAPQAIPEAPTTRHAAPPPAAPGTPAEPSRTRAAGAAPIPAAPAQASPPEAAPLTAAPTKAAPEQASPEKAAPASDTPARPDAIPAPPSSAQPAQPQDRHAALTERLRQRAQHRQAEDAAEEQRRAQVAREEERRQRELREAREARQRREARQRRDAEQAQRQAVRSGAPVPSRRSDGRRAADATASSPTPTTTGSTPRVYGTVPQPRSKKANTRPRRSVYEPRPEKKTRGPQWHELDARSVDRKRPIAKTAYSRSVVAPPVPASKKIIRAAIIALIAIALIVLAAVTIKYMLSSLIQTNAGANIIEEVRTWQSPWPTV; from the coding sequence ATGACATCCGGTGCCGGGCGGGTGCTCGGGGGGCGCTACACGCTGCTCACCCCGATCGCCCAGGGCGGCATGGGCGAAGTGTGGAAGGCCCGCGACCGGGTCAGCGGCCACATCGTCGCCGCGAAGGTCCTGCGCCCCGAGCTGGCGGGCGAGGAGCTCTCGCTGTCGCGCCTGCGCCTCGAGGCCCGCAACTCCATGTCGATCTCCCACCCGAACATCGCGAACACGCAGGATTCGGGCGAGGAAGATGGCATCGGCTGGATCATCATGGAGCTCGTCGACGGATACCCGCTGACAGACTACCTGCGCGGCGGCTCACGCATCGAACCCGAATACCTCATTCCGATCCTCATCCAGGTCGCGATGGCCCTCGGCGCTGCGGCCCGCGCGGGCGTCGTGCACCGCGACATCAAGCCCGCGAACATCATTGTTCGCCCCGACGGTATGGTGAAGCTGACGGACTTCGGCATCTCCCGCACCCGCAACCAGGTCAACCTGACAGCCGCCGGCATGGTCATGGGCACCGCCCAGTACCTGCCGCCCGAGCAGGCTATGGGCGAATTGGCGACCCCCACCGGAGACCTCTACGCCCTCGGCGTCATCGCCTACGAGGCAGCGGCGGGTCGACGCCCCTTCACGGGCGAGACGCAGGTGGACATCGCGTTCGCCCACGTCAACGACCCCGTGCCTCCGCTGCCGGATTTCGTCCCCGAGCCCCTCGCCGACGTTATCTTGCACCTGCTGGAAAAGGATCCCGCCAAGCGCCCCGAGTCCGGTTCCGCGGCCGTCCGCGAGATCGCCGGGGCTGCCAAGGCCATGGGCATCTCCGTGGCGCCTCGCCCGCTGCCGCTGCCGAAGGCCGCGCAGCGCCCGGCCGAGACCCGCACGCCCGTCCAACCCTCCGTGCCGATCCTCGCACCCGTGCGTCACCTGACTCGCCGCACGCTGCCCGACGAGATGCTCCAGCCCCCGTCGGGCCTCACCCCCCGAGTGCGCGCCATCACGGGACGCCACGCGGCCGTCCCGCGCATCATCGACGAGGCCACCACGATCGCGCCCTCCTCCTCGATGATCCCGATCACCGGTCGCCACGCGACCGTCCCGCGCATCATCGACGAGGCCCCCGCTCCCCCGGTCCAGCGGCCGGTGTCCGCGCCCACTCGGGTACGGCGCATCCGCCCCGACGCGACGGGCGAGCACGCCCCCGCCTCCTCGAGCTCCCTGACCTCCACGGGCCGCCACGCCGCCGTGCCCCAGCCAGAGTCCGCCCAGGCCTCGATCCCCACGCGCATCGTCGCGGCTCGGCCCGCGCCGCAAGCCATCCCTGAGGCGCCCACAACCCGGCACGCCGCGCCACCGCCAGCCGCCCCCGGCACGCCCGCAGAGCCTTCGCGCACTCGCGCCGCTGGCGCAGCGCCCATTCCCGCGGCACCCGCCCAGGCCTCGCCTCCGGAGGCGGCCCCGCTCACGGCTGCCCCCACGAAGGCCGCGCCCGAGCAAGCCAGCCCCGAGAAGGCTGCGCCAGCCTCGGACACCCCCGCACGCCCGGACGCGATCCCCGCCCCGCCCTCGTCAGCGCAACCCGCACAACCGCAGGACCGCCACGCCGCGCTGACCGAACGCCTGCGCCAGCGCGCCCAGCACCGCCAAGCCGAGGACGCCGCCGAAGAACAGCGCCGCGCGCAAGTCGCCCGCGAGGAGGAACGACGCCAGCGCGAGCTGCGCGAAGCACGCGAAGCGCGCCAACGCCGCGAGGCACGCCAACGCCGCGACGCCGAGCAGGCTCAGCGCCAGGCCGTGCGCTCCGGCGCACCCGTGCCCTCCCGCCGCTCGGACGGACGACGCGCCGCGGACGCCACGGCCTCGTCCCCCACACCGACGACCACCGGCTCCACGCCGCGCGTCTACGGAACCGTGCCCCAGCCCCGCAGCAAGAAAGCCAACACTCGCCCGCGGCGCTCCGTGTACGAACCCCGCCCCGAGAAGAAGACCCGCGGCCCCCAGTGGCACGAACTCGACGCACGCTCCGTCGACCGGAAACGACCGATCGCAAAGACCGCGTACTCGCGCAGCGTCGTCGCACCGCCCGTCCCGGCGAGCAAGAAAATCATCCGCGCGGCGATCATCGCACTCATCGCGATTGCGCTAATCGTACTCGCAGCAGTTACGATCAAGTACATGCTGAGCTCCCTCATCCAAACCAACGCGGGGGCAAACATTATCGAGGAGGTTAGGACATGGCAGAGCCCATGGCCCACCGTCTAG
- a CDS encoding gamma-glutamyl-gamma-aminobutyrate hydrolase family protein (Members of this family of hydrolases with an active site Cys residue belong to MEROPS family C26.): MEAGEGATASYMKGPAMARILCVDNYDSFVFTIVGYLRHLGAAVDVVRNDVVDPAWFEAGYDGVLISPGPGDPKSAGASLQTIADCAEREIPMLGVCLGHQALGELFGATVGHAPELMHGKTSVITHDGRGVFEGVPSPLTVTRYHSLTIDPATMPDELEVSAATESGIIMGVRHRSLPLEGVQFHPESVMTQSGHLMFANWLAACGDAGARERAVSLKPVVAERFTL, from the coding sequence ATGGAGGCCGGAGAAGGGGCCACGGCCTCGTACATGAAAGGACCGGCAATGGCACGAATCCTCTGCGTCGATAACTACGACTCGTTCGTCTTCACGATCGTGGGCTACCTGCGTCACCTGGGTGCCGCCGTGGACGTGGTGCGCAACGACGTCGTGGATCCCGCGTGGTTCGAGGCCGGCTACGACGGCGTCCTCATCTCCCCCGGACCCGGCGACCCCAAGAGCGCCGGCGCCTCCCTGCAGACCATCGCCGACTGCGCCGAGCGTGAGATCCCGATGCTGGGCGTGTGCCTGGGCCACCAGGCCCTCGGCGAGCTCTTCGGCGCGACCGTCGGGCACGCACCCGAGCTCATGCACGGCAAGACCTCCGTCATCACGCACGACGGGCGTGGCGTGTTCGAGGGCGTGCCCTCGCCGCTGACCGTCACCCGCTACCATTCGCTGACGATCGACCCCGCGACCATGCCCGACGAGCTCGAGGTTTCCGCGGCTACCGAGTCCGGCATCATCATGGGTGTGCGCCACCGCTCCCTGCCCCTTGAGGGCGTCCAGTTCCACCCCGAGTCCGTCATGACCCAGTCCGGGCACCTCATGTTCGCCAACTGGCTGGCCGCCTGCGGTGACGCTGGCGCACGCGAGCGGGCCGTGTCCCTGAAGCCCGTCGTCGCGGAGCGTTTCACGCTGTAG
- a CDS encoding penicillin-binding protein 2 — MNNQIRKIFVIVLLMFALLGVGVTNTQFISASSLNEDPRNQRTILHAAETDRGPIIVDKTAIASSELEDGSKRYARSYSEGPLYAPVTGYFSSVGNASTGIEAAEEDVLDGQSQTLLGQRLRNLLTGQNRQGGGVELTLNSQMQKAAAEALGDRKGAVVALDATTGAVLAMYSSPSYDPNQLASSDATEVSQAFSTLSADPNNPLTNRAISQRYAPGSTFKVLTTVALFENGLAAPDTRMPSPVSTTLPGTATEVSNIESSTCGDGNPTLTEAFARSCNTTFVLASQQLTNQQLIDVTNRFGFGRESQIPLTVTPSVFPSDADAAQLAMSSIGQYTVQTTPLQMAQVAQTVANGGQMMTPYLIKSIVDADNQVVRTTAPTDGGRPISAETASKLTTMMEAVVSQPYGTGSTMALPNVAVAAKTGTAETGEGDRANAWAIGFAPVTNPKIAFAVLVEGDDNNPTPHGGDVAGPIARAILEAGLS, encoded by the coding sequence GTGAATAACCAGATTCGCAAGATTTTCGTCATCGTCCTGCTGATGTTCGCCCTCCTCGGGGTGGGTGTCACGAACACGCAGTTCATCTCCGCGTCCTCGCTCAACGAGGACCCGCGTAACCAGCGGACGATCCTGCACGCGGCAGAAACCGACCGCGGCCCCATTATCGTTGACAAGACCGCCATCGCCTCCTCCGAGCTCGAGGACGGCTCCAAGCGCTACGCGCGCTCCTACTCCGAGGGGCCCCTCTACGCCCCCGTCACCGGCTACTTCTCGTCCGTGGGCAACGCGTCGACCGGCATCGAGGCCGCCGAGGAGGATGTCCTGGACGGCCAGTCCCAGACGCTCCTCGGGCAGCGCCTGCGTAACCTCCTGACGGGCCAGAACCGCCAGGGCGGCGGCGTCGAACTCACGCTCAACTCCCAGATGCAGAAGGCCGCCGCCGAGGCGCTGGGCGACCGCAAGGGAGCCGTCGTGGCCCTGGACGCGACGACCGGCGCGGTCCTGGCGATGTACTCCTCGCCGAGCTACGACCCCAATCAGCTGGCCTCCTCGGACGCGACCGAGGTGTCCCAGGCCTTCTCGACCCTGTCTGCTGACCCGAACAACCCGCTGACGAACCGGGCCATCTCGCAGCGCTACGCCCCCGGCTCGACCTTCAAGGTCCTCACCACCGTCGCACTGTTCGAAAACGGCCTGGCTGCGCCGGACACGCGCATGCCCTCACCCGTATCGACCACCCTGCCGGGCACGGCCACCGAGGTCTCCAACATCGAGTCATCCACCTGCGGGGACGGCAACCCGACGCTCACCGAGGCCTTCGCGCGCTCCTGCAACACGACCTTCGTGCTGGCCTCCCAGCAGCTGACGAACCAGCAGCTCATCGACGTCACCAACCGCTTCGGATTCGGCCGCGAATCGCAGATTCCCCTGACCGTGACGCCCTCCGTGTTCCCCTCCGACGCCGACGCGGCCCAGCTCGCCATGAGTTCCATCGGCCAGTACACGGTCCAGACCACGCCCCTGCAGATGGCGCAGGTCGCCCAGACGGTCGCCAACGGCGGCCAGATGATGACACCCTACCTGATCAAGTCGATCGTCGACGCCGACAACCAGGTCGTGCGCACGACCGCCCCCACGGACGGCGGCCGACCGATCTCCGCGGAGACGGCCTCGAAGCTGACCACCATGATGGAGGCCGTCGTCTCCCAGCCCTACGGCACCGGCTCCACGATGGCGCTACCGAACGTTGCGGTCGCAGCCAAGACGGGCACCGCCGAGACGGGCGAAGGCGACCGCGCCAACGCGTGGGCCATCGGATTTGCCCCCGTCACCAACCCGAAGATCGCGTTCGCTGTCCTCGTCGAGGGCGACGACAACAATCCCACACCGCACGGCGGAGACGTGGCCGGCCCGATCGCCCGGGCCATCCTGGAAGCGGGGCTCTCGTGA
- a CDS encoding class E sortase has translation MGEHVARTTPTKKKRSNVFWNIVGVVGELLITFAFVIGLFSVWQLYWTTYQVSGQVSQTIASYEDSHQPAKRTQGEIRTDDPPAFDREVGDGEVYGIVHVPTWDWMKIPLAEGTTSYVLDQGWAGHYDMTTQPGGVGNFSVAGHRRTYGNNFRWIDRLTQGDKVVVEVDDRYLVYSMVSSEIIDATDPTQMRVVAPVIDDESWSETPTERWMTMTTCHPEYGNWQRYIVHLKFESWTPKDTGVPAELVDEPTN, from the coding sequence ATGGGTGAACACGTCGCCCGAACCACACCGACAAAGAAAAAGCGCTCCAACGTCTTCTGGAATATCGTCGGTGTCGTCGGCGAACTCCTCATCACCTTCGCGTTCGTCATCGGCCTCTTCTCCGTCTGGCAGCTCTACTGGACGACCTACCAAGTCTCCGGACAGGTCTCCCAGACCATCGCCTCGTACGAAGACAGCCACCAGCCCGCCAAGCGCACCCAGGGCGAAATCCGCACCGACGACCCACCCGCCTTCGACCGCGAAGTCGGCGACGGCGAAGTCTACGGCATCGTCCACGTGCCCACCTGGGACTGGATGAAAATCCCCCTCGCCGAAGGCACCACCTCCTACGTCCTCGACCAGGGCTGGGCCGGCCACTACGACATGACCACCCAGCCCGGCGGCGTCGGCAACTTCTCCGTCGCCGGCCACCGCCGCACCTACGGCAACAACTTCCGCTGGATCGACCGCCTCACCCAGGGCGACAAGGTCGTCGTGGAAGTCGACGACCGCTACCTCGTGTACTCCATGGTCTCCTCCGAGATCATCGACGCCACCGACCCCACCCAGATGCGCGTCGTCGCCCCCGTCATCGACGACGAATCCTGGTCCGAAACCCCCACCGAGCGTTGGATGACCATGACCACCTGCCACCCCGAATACGGCAACTGGCAGCGCTACATCGTCCACCTCAAGTTCGAATCCTGGACCCCCAAGGACACGGGCGTGCCCGCCGAACTCGTCGACGAACCCACGAACTGA